A genomic window from Halomonas sp. LR3S48 includes:
- the ribA gene encoding GTP cyclohydrolase II, translated as MTIRFIAASRLPTPWATFTMHGFEDDATGKDHIALTLGDVADGEPVLGRVHSECLTGDALFSMRCDCGYQLQEALKRIADEGRGVLLYLRQEGRGIGLLNKIRAYHLQDQGADTVEANEQLGFGADLRRYDLCVPMLEHLGVNGLRLMTNNPRKVDALTKAGVTIAERVPLTTGLNPHNEQYLSTKAGKLGHMMALGDFTQASDVDIERKP; from the coding sequence GTGACCATTCGATTCATCGCCGCCTCCCGGCTGCCCACCCCCTGGGCCACCTTCACCATGCACGGCTTCGAGGACGACGCCACCGGCAAGGATCACATCGCCTTGACGCTGGGCGACGTGGCCGACGGCGAGCCGGTGCTCGGCCGGGTGCACTCGGAGTGCCTGACCGGCGACGCGCTGTTCTCCATGCGCTGCGACTGCGGTTACCAGTTGCAGGAAGCGCTCAAGCGGATTGCCGACGAAGGCCGCGGCGTGCTGCTCTACCTGCGCCAGGAGGGCCGCGGCATCGGCCTGCTCAACAAGATCCGTGCCTACCACCTGCAGGACCAGGGCGCCGACACCGTGGAAGCCAACGAGCAGCTCGGCTTCGGCGCCGACCTGCGCCGCTACGACCTCTGCGTGCCGATGCTGGAGCATCTGGGCGTCAACGGACTGCGGCTGATGACCAACAACCCGCGCAAGGTCGATGCCCTGACCAAGGCCGGCGTCACTATCGCGGAACGAGTGCCACTGACCACGGGTCTCAATCCTCATAACGAGCAATATCTTTCGACCAAGGCCGGCAAGCTTGGCCACATGATGGCGCTGGGCGACTTTACCCAGGCCAGCGATGTGGATATCGAACGCAAGCCCTGA
- the hemE gene encoding uroporphyrinogen decarboxylase has translation MDLKNDRFLRALMRQPVDRTPVWMMRQAGRYLPEYRATRAEAGDFMDLCRNHDLACEVTLQPLERYPLDAAILFSDILTIPDAMGLGLYFETGEGPKFRKPVRTAQDVEALKVPDAERDLDYVMRAVSTIRRELNGRVPLIGFSGSPWTLATYMVEGSSSKDFRHVKTMLYDTPSVMHDLLDMLASAVTDYLNAQIRAGAQAVQIFDTWGGALSTPAYLEFSLRYMEQIVAGLIREHEGRRVPVILFTKNGGQWLEDIALAGPDAVGIDWTTELSDARARVGHKVALQGNLDPNVLFARPAAIRAEVGRILDSYGHGPGHVFNLGHGISQFTDPDNVTAFMEALHELSPRYHRAIQYQNA, from the coding sequence ATGGATCTCAAGAACGATCGCTTTCTGCGCGCCCTGATGCGTCAGCCGGTGGACCGCACTCCGGTATGGATGATGCGTCAGGCCGGCCGCTACCTGCCGGAGTACCGCGCCACCCGCGCCGAAGCCGGTGACTTCATGGACCTGTGCCGCAACCATGACCTGGCTTGCGAGGTGACGCTTCAGCCGCTGGAGCGCTATCCGCTGGATGCCGCCATCCTGTTCTCGGACATCCTCACCATCCCCGACGCCATGGGGCTGGGGCTCTATTTCGAGACCGGCGAAGGGCCCAAGTTCCGCAAGCCGGTGCGCACCGCGCAGGACGTCGAGGCGCTCAAGGTGCCCGATGCCGAGCGCGACCTCGACTACGTGATGCGTGCGGTATCGACCATTCGCCGTGAGCTGAACGGCCGAGTGCCGCTTATCGGCTTCTCCGGCAGCCCCTGGACGCTGGCCACCTACATGGTGGAGGGCAGCTCGAGCAAGGACTTCCGCCATGTGAAGACCATGCTCTACGACACGCCCAGCGTGATGCACGACCTGCTCGACATGCTGGCCAGCGCGGTGACCGATTACCTGAACGCCCAGATTCGTGCCGGCGCCCAGGCGGTGCAGATCTTCGACACTTGGGGCGGTGCGCTCTCCACGCCGGCCTATCTCGAGTTCTCGCTGCGCTACATGGAGCAGATCGTCGCCGGGCTGATCCGCGAGCACGAGGGGCGGCGCGTGCCGGTCATCCTGTTCACCAAGAACGGCGGCCAGTGGCTCGAGGATATCGCCCTGGCGGGCCCGGATGCCGTGGGCATCGACTGGACCACGGAGCTGTCCGACGCCCGAGCCCGGGTGGGTCACAAGGTGGCGCTGCAGGGCAACCTCGACCCCAACGTGCTGTTCGCGCGGCCGGCGGCCATCCGCGCCGAGGTGGGGCGCATACTGGACAGCTACGGCCACGGGCCGGGCCACGTGTTCAACCTGGGTCACGGCATCAGCCAGTTCACCGATCCGGACAATGTCACCGCCTTCATGGAGGCGCTGCACGAGTTGAGCCCGCGCTACCACCGTGCCATCCAGTACCAGAATGCCTGA